A window of Thiocapsa bogorovii genomic DNA:
TTGGATGTAACTGATGAAATCGGCCTTCTCCCCGGCGGTGCATTCCCGCCCGAGGGTCCAGCGGCAGTTGCGCAGCAGCCATTTCTCGACCTTAGCCTGATCCGTCAGGCGCTGCGGATTCACCGATGGCGCCAAGGGCTCGATGACCTTGTTGGTCACCGCGTGTCGGCCGGGTTTGGTCAGGTCACGGCCGTGGCAGGTGACGCAGCTGCGCGCCGGTGAACCGTCCGTTTGTGGGTACTCCTTGGTCCAACCCGCGGCACCTGCCGCCGCGTCGCCGGCAAGGGACGCGGCCGGGATTGCCAAGGCACCGGAGACGAGG
This region includes:
- a CDS encoding DUF1924 domain-containing protein — translated: MKATLAALILVSGALAIPAASLAGDAAAGAAGWTKEYPQTDGSPARSCVTCHGRDLTKPGRHAVTNKVIEPLAPSVNPQRLTDQAKVEKWLLRNCRWTLGRECTAGEKADFISYIQTQ